A genome region from Bradyrhizobium sp. WSM1417 includes the following:
- a CDS encoding methyl-accepting chemotaxis protein, producing MKIRLSLSSAIIAFGVVLAIGFTAVVSTSLYALKELKVGGPLYSDIKLGNDLIADILPPPEYVIEAYLEATLAMREPDQLAAHGERLVQLRKDYDERKAFWVTSSLSADLKTALVSKSDVEVQKFWKLLSDQLLPALKAKDTAASERAYAQLKDAYTAHRAIIDSIVESANKQNADMEKLAADRDSSMLYILLGVSAAVLAFIAAGLLGVALGVMRPIVRMTSTMQKLATGDLAADIPFAHRQDEVGSMAGALLVFKQAAVENSRLREEQLQKAQEAALAKREALHQMAETVERETGRSVDTASAATQGVERAASSLSEIARSLSTQSQAVAAASNQALGSSQTVSAAAEELSASIREIATQVARTSTVTKSAVAGREQARSTIQTLAGSVKKIAEVSDLIGGIAGQTNLLALNATIEAARAGEAGRGFAVVAAEVKSLSDQTAKSTEEIARLIAEIQASTQAAVDAVETMGGHIVEIDGVATSVAAAMEEQDAATREITRSISESASAAKEVSAKIGDVSRDAASVNERAAEVRQAIAGMAANLEQLRSVVVRTVRDSTAAA from the coding sequence ATGAAAATTCGCCTTTCCCTTTCTTCCGCAATCATTGCTTTCGGCGTCGTTCTGGCGATCGGTTTCACCGCCGTGGTCTCCACCAGCCTTTACGCCTTGAAAGAGCTCAAGGTCGGCGGCCCGCTCTATTCCGACATCAAGCTGGGCAACGATCTCATCGCCGACATCCTGCCGCCGCCGGAATATGTGATCGAGGCCTACCTCGAGGCCACGCTCGCCATGCGCGAGCCCGACCAGCTGGCGGCTCATGGCGAACGCCTGGTCCAGCTCCGCAAGGATTACGACGAGCGCAAGGCATTCTGGGTCACCTCCAGCCTCTCGGCCGACCTGAAGACGGCCCTGGTGTCGAAATCCGACGTCGAGGTGCAGAAATTCTGGAAGCTGTTGTCCGACCAGCTCCTCCCCGCGCTCAAGGCCAAGGACACGGCCGCTTCCGAGCGCGCCTACGCGCAGCTCAAGGACGCCTACACCGCGCATCGCGCCATCATCGACAGCATCGTCGAGAGCGCCAACAAGCAGAATGCCGACATGGAGAAGCTGGCCGCGGACCGCGACAGCTCCATGCTTTATATCCTCCTCGGCGTCTCCGCCGCCGTCCTCGCCTTCATTGCGGCGGGCCTGCTCGGCGTCGCCCTCGGCGTGATGCGCCCGATCGTGCGCATGACCAGCACGATGCAAAAGCTCGCGACCGGCGATCTCGCCGCCGACATTCCTTTCGCGCACCGGCAGGACGAGGTCGGCTCGATGGCGGGCGCGCTCCTGGTGTTCAAGCAGGCGGCGGTCGAGAATTCCCGCCTGCGCGAGGAGCAGTTGCAGAAGGCGCAGGAGGCGGCGCTCGCCAAACGTGAGGCCCTGCACCAGATGGCCGAAACCGTCGAGCGCGAGACCGGCCGCTCGGTCGACACCGCGAGCGCCGCAACGCAAGGCGTGGAGCGTGCCGCCTCCAGTCTGTCCGAGATCGCAAGGTCGCTCTCGACACAATCGCAGGCGGTCGCAGCCGCCTCCAACCAGGCTCTCGGCAGCTCGCAGACTGTCTCGGCCGCAGCTGAAGAACTCAGTGCTTCGATCCGCGAGATCGCAACCCAGGTCGCGCGGACCAGTACGGTGACGAAATCGGCGGTCGCCGGTCGGGAACAGGCGCGCTCGACCATCCAGACGCTGGCCGGATCGGTGAAGAAGATCGCCGAGGTCTCCGACCTCATCGGCGGCATCGCCGGCCAGACCAATCTGCTGGCACTCAACGCCACCATCGAGGCGGCGCGCGCCGGGGAGGCCGGCCGTGGCTTCGCGGTGGTCGCCGCGGAAGTGAAATCCCTCTCCGACCAAACCGCCAAATCCACCGAGGAGATCGCGCGGCTGATTGCCGAGATCCAGGCCTCGACGCAGGCCGCAGTCGATGCAGTCGAAACCATGGGAGGTCACATCGTCGAGATCGACGGCGTTGCCACCTCGGTTGCCGCCGCGATGGAAGAGCAGGACGCGGCGACGCGAGAGATCACGCGGTCGATCTCCGAATCGGCGTCCGCGGCCAAGGAGGTCTCGGCCAAGATCGGTGATGTCAGCCGCGACGCCGCCTCCGTGAACGAGCGCGCCGCGGAGGTCAGACAGGCGATCGCCGGCATGGCGGCCAATCTCGAACAGCTCCGGTCGGTCGTGGTCCGGACGGTGCGCGACTCGACAGCGGCGGCCTGA